In the genome of Coregonus clupeaformis isolate EN_2021a chromosome 1, ASM2061545v1, whole genome shotgun sequence, one region contains:
- the LOC121568416 gene encoding mitogen-activated protein kinase 8 isoform X1 has translation MSSAVSARPVNAESVVNSSRELRLDAHKAAPQGFIMNRNKRGGERELYSLDVGDSTFTVLKRYQNLRPIGSGAQGIVCSAYDHNLERNVAIKKLSRPFQNQTHAKRAYRELVLMKCVNHKNIIGLLNVFSPQKSLEEFADVYIVMELMDANLCQVIQMELDHERLSYLLYQMLCGIKHLHAAGIIHRDLKPSNIVVKSDCTLKILDFGLARTAATGLLMTPYVVTRYYRAPEVILGMGYQANVDIWSVGCILAEMVRHKILFPGRDYIDQWNKVIEQLGTPPQEFLMKLNQSVRTYVENRPCYAGYSFDKLFPDVLFPADSEHNKLKASQARDLLSKMLVIDSSKRISVDEALKHPYINVWYDPAEVEAPPPKITDKQLDEREHTVEEWKDLIWKEVYEWDEWTKQNGVIRGQPPLLGAAVIDSSPQHASSSSSSSSANDVSSMSTDPSDPSEPTMTSDTDSSLDSHTSLGALACCR, from the exons ATGTCTTCTGCAGTGAGCGCACGGCCTGTCAATGCAGAGAGCGTAGTGAATTCG TCCAGAGAGCTTCGTTTGGATGCCCACAAAGCAGCTCCTCAAGGTTTCATCATGAATAGAAACAAGCGAGGAGGAGAAAGGGAGCTCTACAGTTTAGATGTCGGAGATTCCACCTTCACAGTTCTGAAACGCTACCAGAATCTAAGGCCCATCGGCTCAGGAGCACAGGGAATCGTCTG TTCAGCATATGACCACAACCTCGAGAGAAATGTGGCGATTAAGAAGTTAAGTCGGCCGTTCCAGAACCAGACGCATGCCAAGAGAGCGTACAGAGAACTGGTGTTAATGAAATGTGTCAATCACAAAAAT ATCATTGGCCTATTAAACGTATTCAGCCCACAAAAATCATTAGAAGAATTTGCAGATGT ATACATTGTGATGGAGCTGATGGATGCCAACCTGTGTCAGGTGATTCAGATGGAGTTGGACCATGAGAGGTTGTCCTACCTGCTCTACCAGATGCTGTGTGGCATCAAACACCTCCACGCTGCCGGCATCATACACAGG GATCTAAAGCCCAGTAACATCGTGGTGAAGTCAGACTGTACGTTGAAGATCTTGGACTTTGGCTTGGCTCGGACGGCGGCTACAGGTCTGCTGATGACCCCCTACGTAGTGACCAGATACTACAGAGCACCAGAGGTCATACTGGGGATGGGCTACCAGGCCAACG TGGACATATGGTCTGTGGGGTGTATTCTGGCAGAAATGGTCCGCCACAAAATCCTGTTCCCAGGAAGGGACT ACATTGACCAGTGGAACAAGGTGATAGAGCAGCTTGGGACTCCGCCCCAGGAGTTCCTGATGAAGCTCAACCAATCAGTGAGGACGTACGTAGAGAACAGGCCGTGTTACGCAGGATACAGCTTTGACAAACTCTTCCCTGACGTCCTCTTCCCTGCAGACTCAGAACACAACAAACTGAAAG CGAGCCAGGCCAGAGACCTGCTGTCTAAGATGTTGGTGATCGACTCGTCTAAGAGGATCTCGGTGGACGAGGCCCTGAAACACCCCTATATCAACGTGTGGTACGACCCAGCAGAAGTGGAGGCG CCCCCTCCGAAGATCACAGACAAGCAGCTGGATGAGCGAGAGCATACGGTGGAGGAGTGGAAAG ACCTGATCTGGAAGGAGGTGTATGAGTGGGACGAGTGGACCAAGCAGAATGGCGTGATCAGAGGACAACCTCCTCTTTTAG GTGCAGCAGTGATCGACAGCTCCCCTCAGCAcgcctcgtcctcctcctcctcctcctcggccaATGACGTATCCTCCATGTCGACTGACCCCAGTGACCCTAGTGAACCCACCATGACCTCTGACACGGACAGCAGCCTGGACAGCCACACCTCTCTGGGAGCACTGGCCTGCtgcagataa
- the LOC121568416 gene encoding mitogen-activated protein kinase 8 isoform X3 has product MNRNKRGGERELYSLDVGDSTFTVLKRYQNLRPIGSGAQGIVCSAYDHNLERNVAIKKLSRPFQNQTHAKRAYRELVLMKCVNHKNIIGLLNVFSPQKSLEEFADVYIVMELMDANLCQVIQMELDHERLSYLLYQMLCGIKHLHAAGIIHRDLKPSNIVVKSDCTLKILDFGLARTAATGLLMTPYVVTRYYRAPEVILGMGYQANVDIWSVGCILAEMVRHKILFPGRDYIDQWNKVIEQLGTPPQEFLMKLNQSVRTYVENRPCYAGYSFDKLFPDVLFPADSEHNKLKASQARDLLSKMLVIDSSKRISVDEALKHPYINVWYDPAEVEAPPPKITDKQLDEREHTVEEWKDLIWKEVYEWDEWTKQNGVIRGQPPLLGAAVIDSSPQHASSSSSSSSANDVSSMSTDPSDPSEPTMTSDTDSSLDSHTSLGALACCR; this is encoded by the exons ATGAATAGAAACAAGCGAGGAGGAGAAAGGGAGCTCTACAGTTTAGATGTCGGAGATTCCACCTTCACAGTTCTGAAACGCTACCAGAATCTAAGGCCCATCGGCTCAGGAGCACAGGGAATCGTCTG TTCAGCATATGACCACAACCTCGAGAGAAATGTGGCGATTAAGAAGTTAAGTCGGCCGTTCCAGAACCAGACGCATGCCAAGAGAGCGTACAGAGAACTGGTGTTAATGAAATGTGTCAATCACAAAAAT ATCATTGGCCTATTAAACGTATTCAGCCCACAAAAATCATTAGAAGAATTTGCAGATGT ATACATTGTGATGGAGCTGATGGATGCCAACCTGTGTCAGGTGATTCAGATGGAGTTGGACCATGAGAGGTTGTCCTACCTGCTCTACCAGATGCTGTGTGGCATCAAACACCTCCACGCTGCCGGCATCATACACAGG GATCTAAAGCCCAGTAACATCGTGGTGAAGTCAGACTGTACGTTGAAGATCTTGGACTTTGGCTTGGCTCGGACGGCGGCTACAGGTCTGCTGATGACCCCCTACGTAGTGACCAGATACTACAGAGCACCAGAGGTCATACTGGGGATGGGCTACCAGGCCAACG TGGACATATGGTCTGTGGGGTGTATTCTGGCAGAAATGGTCCGCCACAAAATCCTGTTCCCAGGAAGGGACT ACATTGACCAGTGGAACAAGGTGATAGAGCAGCTTGGGACTCCGCCCCAGGAGTTCCTGATGAAGCTCAACCAATCAGTGAGGACGTACGTAGAGAACAGGCCGTGTTACGCAGGATACAGCTTTGACAAACTCTTCCCTGACGTCCTCTTCCCTGCAGACTCAGAACACAACAAACTGAAAG CGAGCCAGGCCAGAGACCTGCTGTCTAAGATGTTGGTGATCGACTCGTCTAAGAGGATCTCGGTGGACGAGGCCCTGAAACACCCCTATATCAACGTGTGGTACGACCCAGCAGAAGTGGAGGCG CCCCCTCCGAAGATCACAGACAAGCAGCTGGATGAGCGAGAGCATACGGTGGAGGAGTGGAAAG ACCTGATCTGGAAGGAGGTGTATGAGTGGGACGAGTGGACCAAGCAGAATGGCGTGATCAGAGGACAACCTCCTCTTTTAG GTGCAGCAGTGATCGACAGCTCCCCTCAGCAcgcctcgtcctcctcctcctcctcctcggccaATGACGTATCCTCCATGTCGACTGACCCCAGTGACCCTAGTGAACCCACCATGACCTCTGACACGGACAGCAGCCTGGACAGCCACACCTCTCTGGGAGCACTGGCCTGCtgcagataa
- the LOC121568416 gene encoding mitogen-activated protein kinase 8 isoform X2: protein MSSAVSARPVNAESVVNSSRELRLDAHKAAPQGFIMNRNKRGGERELYSLDVGDSTFTVLKRYQNLRPIGSGAQGIVCSAYDHNLERNVAIKKLSRPFQNQTHAKRAYRELVLMKCVNHKNIIGLLNVFSPQKSLEEFADVYIVMELMDANLCQVIQMELDHERLSYLLYQMLCGIKHLHAAGIIHRDLKPSNIVVKSDCTLKILDFGLARTAATGLLMTPYVVTRYYRAPEVILGMGYQANVDVWSVGCIVAEMVRGSVLFPGTDHIDQWNKVIEQLGTPPQEFLMKLNQSVRTYVENRPCYAGYSFDKLFPDVLFPADSEHNKLKASQARDLLSKMLVIDSSKRISVDEALKHPYINVWYDPAEVEAPPPKITDKQLDEREHTVEEWKDLIWKEVYEWDEWTKQNGVIRGQPPLLGAAVIDSSPQHASSSSSSSSANDVSSMSTDPSDPSEPTMTSDTDSSLDSHTSLGALACCR, encoded by the exons ATGTCTTCTGCAGTGAGCGCACGGCCTGTCAATGCAGAGAGCGTAGTGAATTCG TCCAGAGAGCTTCGTTTGGATGCCCACAAAGCAGCTCCTCAAGGTTTCATCATGAATAGAAACAAGCGAGGAGGAGAAAGGGAGCTCTACAGTTTAGATGTCGGAGATTCCACCTTCACAGTTCTGAAACGCTACCAGAATCTAAGGCCCATCGGCTCAGGAGCACAGGGAATCGTCTG TTCAGCATATGACCACAACCTCGAGAGAAATGTGGCGATTAAGAAGTTAAGTCGGCCGTTCCAGAACCAGACGCATGCCAAGAGAGCGTACAGAGAACTGGTGTTAATGAAATGTGTCAATCACAAAAAT ATCATTGGCCTATTAAACGTATTCAGCCCACAAAAATCATTAGAAGAATTTGCAGATGT ATACATTGTGATGGAGCTGATGGATGCCAACCTGTGTCAGGTGATTCAGATGGAGTTGGACCATGAGAGGTTGTCCTACCTGCTCTACCAGATGCTGTGTGGCATCAAACACCTCCACGCTGCCGGCATCATACACAGG GATCTAAAGCCCAGTAACATCGTGGTGAAGTCAGACTGTACGTTGAAGATCTTGGACTTTGGCTTGGCTCGGACGGCGGCTACAGGTCTGCTGATGACCCCCTACGTAGTGACCAGATACTACAGAGCACCAGAGGTCATACTGGGGATGGGCTACCAGGCCAACG TGGACGTGTGGTCAGTGGGCTGTATTGTGGCTGAGATGGTCAGAGGTAGTGTGTTGTTCCCAGGCACTGACC ACATTGACCAGTGGAACAAGGTGATAGAGCAGCTTGGGACTCCGCCCCAGGAGTTCCTGATGAAGCTCAACCAATCAGTGAGGACGTACGTAGAGAACAGGCCGTGTTACGCAGGATACAGCTTTGACAAACTCTTCCCTGACGTCCTCTTCCCTGCAGACTCAGAACACAACAAACTGAAAG CGAGCCAGGCCAGAGACCTGCTGTCTAAGATGTTGGTGATCGACTCGTCTAAGAGGATCTCGGTGGACGAGGCCCTGAAACACCCCTATATCAACGTGTGGTACGACCCAGCAGAAGTGGAGGCG CCCCCTCCGAAGATCACAGACAAGCAGCTGGATGAGCGAGAGCATACGGTGGAGGAGTGGAAAG ACCTGATCTGGAAGGAGGTGTATGAGTGGGACGAGTGGACCAAGCAGAATGGCGTGATCAGAGGACAACCTCCTCTTTTAG GTGCAGCAGTGATCGACAGCTCCCCTCAGCAcgcctcgtcctcctcctcctcctcctcggccaATGACGTATCCTCCATGTCGACTGACCCCAGTGACCCTAGTGAACCCACCATGACCTCTGACACGGACAGCAGCCTGGACAGCCACACCTCTCTGGGAGCACTGGCCTGCtgcagataa
- the LOC121568416 gene encoding mitogen-activated protein kinase 8 isoform X4 — translation MSSAVSARPVNAESVVNSSRELRLDAHKAAPQGFIMNRNKRGGERELYSLDVGDSTFTVLKRYQNLRPIGSGAQGIVCSAYDHNLERNVAIKKLSRPFQNQTHAKRAYRELVLMKCVNHKNIIGLLNVFSPQKSLEEFADVYIVMELMDANLCQVIQMELDHERLSYLLYQMLCGIKHLHAAGIIHRDLKPSNIVVKSDCTLKILDFGLARTAATGLLMTPYVVTRYYRAPEVILGMGYQANVDIWSVGCILAEMVRHKILFPGRDYIDQWNKVIEQLGTPPQEFLMKLNQSVRTYVENRPCYAGYSFDKLFPDVLFPADSEHNKLKASQARDLLSKMLVIDSSKRISVDEALKHPYINVWYDPAEVEAPPPKITDKQLDEREHTVEEWKDLIWKEVYEWDEWTKQNGVIRGQPPLLAQVQQ, via the exons ATGTCTTCTGCAGTGAGCGCACGGCCTGTCAATGCAGAGAGCGTAGTGAATTCG TCCAGAGAGCTTCGTTTGGATGCCCACAAAGCAGCTCCTCAAGGTTTCATCATGAATAGAAACAAGCGAGGAGGAGAAAGGGAGCTCTACAGTTTAGATGTCGGAGATTCCACCTTCACAGTTCTGAAACGCTACCAGAATCTAAGGCCCATCGGCTCAGGAGCACAGGGAATCGTCTG TTCAGCATATGACCACAACCTCGAGAGAAATGTGGCGATTAAGAAGTTAAGTCGGCCGTTCCAGAACCAGACGCATGCCAAGAGAGCGTACAGAGAACTGGTGTTAATGAAATGTGTCAATCACAAAAAT ATCATTGGCCTATTAAACGTATTCAGCCCACAAAAATCATTAGAAGAATTTGCAGATGT ATACATTGTGATGGAGCTGATGGATGCCAACCTGTGTCAGGTGATTCAGATGGAGTTGGACCATGAGAGGTTGTCCTACCTGCTCTACCAGATGCTGTGTGGCATCAAACACCTCCACGCTGCCGGCATCATACACAGG GATCTAAAGCCCAGTAACATCGTGGTGAAGTCAGACTGTACGTTGAAGATCTTGGACTTTGGCTTGGCTCGGACGGCGGCTACAGGTCTGCTGATGACCCCCTACGTAGTGACCAGATACTACAGAGCACCAGAGGTCATACTGGGGATGGGCTACCAGGCCAACG TGGACATATGGTCTGTGGGGTGTATTCTGGCAGAAATGGTCCGCCACAAAATCCTGTTCCCAGGAAGGGACT ACATTGACCAGTGGAACAAGGTGATAGAGCAGCTTGGGACTCCGCCCCAGGAGTTCCTGATGAAGCTCAACCAATCAGTGAGGACGTACGTAGAGAACAGGCCGTGTTACGCAGGATACAGCTTTGACAAACTCTTCCCTGACGTCCTCTTCCCTGCAGACTCAGAACACAACAAACTGAAAG CGAGCCAGGCCAGAGACCTGCTGTCTAAGATGTTGGTGATCGACTCGTCTAAGAGGATCTCGGTGGACGAGGCCCTGAAACACCCCTATATCAACGTGTGGTACGACCCAGCAGAAGTGGAGGCG CCCCCTCCGAAGATCACAGACAAGCAGCTGGATGAGCGAGAGCATACGGTGGAGGAGTGGAAAG ACCTGATCTGGAAGGAGGTGTATGAGTGGGACGAGTGGACCAAGCAGAATGGCGTGATCAGAGGACAACCTCCTCTTTTAG CACAGGTGCAGCAGTGA